The stretch of DNA GCAATTTGTTCAGAAAAACATGATTGATTTTTTTCCATTTAAAGAGGATTCTGCTGGGATCCAAGAAGGAATTGAAGACATCAAAGCCTATCTAGCTACTCACGATGTCGTTCATATTGGACATCATTTTGATGAATTACATTGGGACTACACAAGAATGTTCATCGGTCCATTTACACTAAAATCACCACCATGGGAATCGTCTTATGTGAGAAAAGACAAGCTTCTATTTCAAGGAACAACGATGAATGTTCGAAGATTTTACGATAAATACGGAATGGCAGTTTCAGATTTTAATATTGAAGCAGATGACCATATAGGAATAGAGCTCGATTTTATATTTAAACTTAATGAACTATGTATTCAAGAAATAGAAGGAATAGAGCAAAACGATTTTAAGCTCTTAAAACAATTACTGCAGGATCAGCAAGCTTTTTTGAACGATCATTTACTTAAGTTCACACCGGAATTTTGCAAATCAGTTAAAAAAGATGCAAATACACAGTTCTTTTCCGGTTTAGCTAAGCTTCTTCATCACTACTTACTTATTGATTCAATGGTACTCAAAAAACTATTAAATATAGAATTTATAAAGAGGGGGCAAGTAGAATGTTTGATTTAATAAAGAAAATAAACGACTTTAAAATATCTCGTAGATCATTTATTGGATGGACATCTGCCATAGCGGCAACAACTGCGATTCCAGTTGGACGTGGACTAATTGCTAAAGCCGAAACCAATATTGGAACAGAAGCAGCAGGTGGTGAAGGCATTTGGAAAACGGCAGCTTGCTGGCATAACTGTGGAAGCCGCTGTCTTAATAAAGTACTTGTTAAAGACGGTGTTGTCATTCGTCAAAAAACAGATGATACACATGAAGACAGCCCTGACTTTCCTCAACAGCGCGGTTGCTTACGAGGACGTTCCCAACGTCATCAAGTTTTTAATGCTGACCGTTTGAAATATCCAATGAAAAGAAAGCATTGGGAGCCTGGTGGAGGAAACAAAGAGCTACGTGGGAAAGATGAATGGGTTCGTATTTCATGGGATGAGGCACTCGATCATATTGCTTCAGAAACGAAGAGAATTAAAAACAAATACGGAAATGAATCCATTTATGTATCAAGTGATGACAGTGATGATATCAGAACGGTCATGGCGACTCAAGGTGGCTACACCACAAGTGATGGAACGATTTCTTGGGGTGCATGGCTTTACACATATGACATGCTTGGTGTTGGCGAGGGCTTATATGTAAACGGAATTAATGACCGCTTAGATTTAAGAAACTCACAATTAATCGTTCTTTGGGGAGCGAATCCTGCATGGAGCACAATGGGCAGTGTCACTTATAACTATTTACAAGCAAAAAAAGCTGGAGCTCGCTTTATTACGATTGACCCACTTTATACTGATTCAGCTAGCGTATTTGATGCTGATTGGGTGCCTATTCGTCCTGGCACAGACGATGCGCTTGCTTTAGGAATCATGTATACACTGCTCGATGAAGACAACCCAGTTACAAACCCATTAGTAAAATGGGATTTCTTAAATAAATATACGATTGGCTTTGATAAAGATCATATGCCTGAAGGTGCAGATCCAAAAGATAACTTTAAAGATTACTTATTAGGTACGTATGATGGACAGCCTAAAACACCAGAATGGGCTTCGGAAATTTGTGGTATAGAACCGAGCAAAATCCGATCTCTTGCACGCGAAATCGGTGGTACAGAAAGAGTAGCACTATTAACCGGCTGGGCTCCTGCTCGTATTAATCACGGTGAAGGCTGGGTTCAAGCATTCTCTACGCTTGGAATGATGACAGGTCATATGGGAAGCTCTGGCAATATGACAGGTGTGAGCTGTTGGGAATATGCAGGGAACATGGGTCCAAAGCTATTAAAAGGTGGCGGCAGTGGACTCCCTTCAATAGAAAATCCTGTGACGAACGTCATTAATGAAAATGAAATTTGGGACGCCATTTTGAATGGAAAGTTTCTCCAAAAGGGTGAAGGAGAAAGAAAGGTGAATATTCAATTCATTTATCATAACTATAGTGCTCATCTCCAAACTCGGAGTAATATCCCAAGAGGGATTGAAGCTCACCGTAAAGTAGAATTTGTCGTGACAAATGCTTACGCTTTAACGACAAATGCGAAATACTCCGATATCGTACTCCCTGTTGCTACTCAGTGGGAAACTGAAGGATCAGTTAAGGGTGGAAACAGAGAAATATTAATTAATTGGTCAAAAATTGTTGAACCTTTATACGAATCAAAATCAGACCAGCAAATTGGGAAAGAACTATTGAAGAAGCTTGGTGAAGACCCTGAAAAGTATTACCCGATTTCTGAGAAACAGCAGTATTTTAATAAATTGGCTGGCAGTACGGTTGTAAAAGAAAATGGGGTTGATTATGAACCTTTATGTACAATTACAGCAAAAGATATTGAGGAATGGGGTGTTGAAGGAACTCCACAACAAGGACGAATTCCTCTTAAAGAATTTGTCGATAAAGGAATTTATCAAGTGCCTAGAAAGAAAGGCGATAATTTCAGCTTCATTGCTTATAAAGATTTTATCGATAATCCAGAAGCAAATCCGGTATCAAGTGAAAGTGGGAAATTCGAAATTTATTGTAAGGCACTGAATGAAGCATCAAAAACTGCGTTTACTGAAATACCGCCAATTCCAAAATATGTTCCAAAAGCAGAAGGCTATGAGTCTACTTTCGAAGACTGGAATACAAAGAAAAAAGGAAAATACCCATTCCAAGTCTTTAATCCACATTATTTAAGACGCTCCCATAGTACATTTGATAATGTACCTCAATTACGTGAAGCGTGGCCTAATCCTGTATTTATAAGCGGGAAAGATGCAAAGGAACTAGGAATTAAAGATGGCGATACAGTGTTAATGTCGAATGAACATGGAAAGGCATTACGCCCTGCTAAAGTTGTTGAAACAATTATGCCAGGAACGATTGGCCTTCCTCATGGAGCATGGGTAGATATTGATGAAAAGACTGGAGTCGATAAAGCCGGTGCTGATAATATGCTTGTTGGTTATATCCCAACTGGTCTCGGTACTTCTGGCTACAATACTGCACGTTGTAATGTAGAAAAATGGAACGGTGAACCACTCGAAGAAGATGTGAATTGGGAACAACGCATAATTAAATTTAAATAAAAGGAGGGCGTAGATTATGGTTCAAATGGGTTTTTATATAGATGTTGCCAAATGTATTGGCTGTAAAACATGTACAATTGCATGCAAAGACAAAAATGATTTAGAAGTAGGAAGAAATTTTAGAAGGGTCTATGATTTTGAAGAAGGCAGTTTTCCAAAACCATCTATTTACCATCTATCAATCTCTTGTAACCATTGTAAAGATCCGAAATGTGTAAAAAACTGTCCAACTACTGCCATTCATAAACGTGCAGAAGATGGTGTAGTGGTCATTGATCACGATAAATGTGTCGGGTGTAAATATTGTGAATGGAATTGCCCATATGGCGCACCACAGTTTTCTGAAGAACTTGGAAAAATGACGAAATGTGATACTTGTCTTGATTTACGTGAAAAAGGTGAGGATCCTGTATGTGTAAGCTCTTGTATTATGAGAGCAATTGAATTTGGTCCAATTGACGAACTCCGAGCTAAATATGGAACGATCAACGAGGTGAAAGGAATGCCAAGTGCTTCCATAACACAGCCGAACATTGTCATTCATATGTAATCAATATTATGTGGGGGACTCCTCCCCCACATGCAAGAAAATTAGTCAATTTTAATAAGGAGGGAAATCCCATGCATGAGTGGGCATTATTAATCTTTTCAATTTGTGTACAGACTGCAATTGGCGGTATGTTCATGCTATGGTTGTATCAGCGAAATATTAGCAAAAGTGGTGATGAGACTACATTTACGATTTTGAAAACTCCTCTCATCATTATTGCAGTCCTTTCATTAATTGGTCTTGGTGCTTCATTTTGGCACCTAGGTGCACCAAGTAATGCATTCAACACAATTAGAAATATCGGCTCTTCATGGATGAGCCGTGAAATTGTTGTAACAGGTTTATTTATTGCAGCTGCTTGTATAACCGCTGGCTTGGCTATCCTACAAAAAAAAATAAACCCGATATTGTTGCTTGTAACGGCCATTATTGGATTTGTTGATATTTACTGCATGGCTTCAATTTATTCAAATTCTCTAATAAGTGGCTGGAACTCCATCAACACATTCACTTCCTTTTATGGAACAGCCCTTGTTTTAGGAGCAGTACTTATTGCTAGCTTTACAGTACCTGCTCTTCGGGCAAAAAATATGGATGACAATGCAAAGACTCTTTTAAAACTATCTTTTTTTACTGCTTTATTTGGAATTGCCATCCAGCTTTTAGGTGTTGCACTATTCCCTGCTGCTATGACAGATGTAAATATAATGGCTGCTACAGCAGCTACATCTTCCCTTGAACCTTATCAAGGAACAATCGCAATCAGGTGGGTGATCGAAGTCATTGGAATCGTTTTATTAGGTTATATGGCTCTATCACCAGTTAAGAAAACTACAATTACAGTTGCGTTTGTCGCATTAATCGTAATTGGATTCGCAGAAGGCTTAAGCAGATATGTATTTTATGTACTAGGTTCATAGAAAAGACTACATGCTAATATTTTATTCAGGCTATGTTAAAGCTCAGTGTTGA from Cytobacillus dafuensis encodes:
- a CDS encoding TorD/DmsD family molecular chaperone, which translates into the protein MIEKLTLSELGHLFYARQYAYDILRRFFIEEPSKEYLKQFVQKNMIDFFPFKEDSAGIQEGIEDIKAYLATHDVVHIGHHFDELHWDYTRMFIGPFTLKSPPWESSYVRKDKLLFQGTTMNVRRFYDKYGMAVSDFNIEADDHIGIELDFIFKLNELCIQEIEGIEQNDFKLLKQLLQDQQAFLNDHLLKFTPEFCKSVKKDANTQFFSGLAKLLHHYLLIDSMVLKKLLNIEFIKRGQVECLI
- a CDS encoding molybdopterin-dependent oxidoreductase, whose product is MFDLIKKINDFKISRRSFIGWTSAIAATTAIPVGRGLIAKAETNIGTEAAGGEGIWKTAACWHNCGSRCLNKVLVKDGVVIRQKTDDTHEDSPDFPQQRGCLRGRSQRHQVFNADRLKYPMKRKHWEPGGGNKELRGKDEWVRISWDEALDHIASETKRIKNKYGNESIYVSSDDSDDIRTVMATQGGYTTSDGTISWGAWLYTYDMLGVGEGLYVNGINDRLDLRNSQLIVLWGANPAWSTMGSVTYNYLQAKKAGARFITIDPLYTDSASVFDADWVPIRPGTDDALALGIMYTLLDEDNPVTNPLVKWDFLNKYTIGFDKDHMPEGADPKDNFKDYLLGTYDGQPKTPEWASEICGIEPSKIRSLAREIGGTERVALLTGWAPARINHGEGWVQAFSTLGMMTGHMGSSGNMTGVSCWEYAGNMGPKLLKGGGSGLPSIENPVTNVINENEIWDAILNGKFLQKGEGERKVNIQFIYHNYSAHLQTRSNIPRGIEAHRKVEFVVTNAYALTTNAKYSDIVLPVATQWETEGSVKGGNREILINWSKIVEPLYESKSDQQIGKELLKKLGEDPEKYYPISEKQQYFNKLAGSTVVKENGVDYEPLCTITAKDIEEWGVEGTPQQGRIPLKEFVDKGIYQVPRKKGDNFSFIAYKDFIDNPEANPVSSESGKFEIYCKALNEASKTAFTEIPPIPKYVPKAEGYESTFEDWNTKKKGKYPFQVFNPHYLRRSHSTFDNVPQLREAWPNPVFISGKDAKELGIKDGDTVLMSNEHGKALRPAKVVETIMPGTIGLPHGAWVDIDEKTGVDKAGADNMLVGYIPTGLGTSGYNTARCNVEKWNGEPLEEDVNWEQRIIKFK
- a CDS encoding dimethyl sulfoxide reductase anchor subunit family protein, coding for MHEWALLIFSICVQTAIGGMFMLWLYQRNISKSGDETTFTILKTPLIIIAVLSLIGLGASFWHLGAPSNAFNTIRNIGSSWMSREIVVTGLFIAAACITAGLAILQKKINPILLLVTAIIGFVDIYCMASIYSNSLISGWNSINTFTSFYGTALVLGAVLIASFTVPALRAKNMDDNAKTLLKLSFFTALFGIAIQLLGVALFPAAMTDVNIMAATAATSSLEPYQGTIAIRWVIEVIGIVLLGYMALSPVKKTTITVAFVALIVIGFAEGLSRYVFYVLGS
- a CDS encoding DMSO/selenate family reductase complex B subunit, which gives rise to MVQMGFYIDVAKCIGCKTCTIACKDKNDLEVGRNFRRVYDFEEGSFPKPSIYHLSISCNHCKDPKCVKNCPTTAIHKRAEDGVVVIDHDKCVGCKYCEWNCPYGAPQFSEELGKMTKCDTCLDLREKGEDPVCVSSCIMRAIEFGPIDELRAKYGTINEVKGMPSASITQPNIVIHM